The genomic window CCGACTGGATGAGCGAGGACACTCAGGTCAGCCGCGGTTCCACGATGTCCTGGTTCCCGGTGATCACCTCCCTGCAGGTCGCCGCTGACCTGCCGGGGGCGAAGAACGTGCCCGACGGCGTGGGGCACAACTACGGCGAGTCCGTCATCGACGGTTTCGTCTCCATCGCCGGCTCGGAACTTGCCGCCGAGCGCGACCCGGGGGAGCTGCACCGGCAGTTCGCCGAGCTCGACGTCGACAAGTACTAGCGGGCACTCAGACCCAAAGGATTACAAAGCGGTATCGATCCGCCGCCACGGGCCAACTCGCGTGGCGAAAGCCGGGCGCGGCTGGCAAGGTCGGGGTTATGTGCAACCACCGTCGAACTCGTAAGTTTTCTACTGTCCTGGCCGCCGTCGCCGTGAGCCTCGGCGGGACGCAGGCCGCCCAGGCCCAGGCGCTGCCGCAGCCGGCCGACCTGTCCTCCCAGGCAGGCGCCCAGGTCGAGCAGCTGTCCTCGCAGATCCCGCAGGTGGAGCTGCCCGCCCCAGCCTACGAGGCCGCCGATCGCTTCGGCATCCAGCTGCCGGCCTTCATCGCCCCGCCGCAGGGGGCGGCCTTCGCCCAGGTCCGCTCCGATCTTGGCGCGGCCACCCACGCCCACCTGGTCAAGCAGGGCCACCACCCGAACCAGCGCGCGGCGGGCATCGCCCAGCAGTGGGCCGACGAGGCCGCAGCCGGCAAGGTGAGCTTCGACGGCAAGGTCGGCCACGGCACCGCGGCTGCCGATGCCGGCGAGGGCTCTGTCCACCGCCTGACCGAGCAGGAAGCCCGCGAGCGGACCGCGTGGCTCAATCGCGACGTCCCGGTCACCCGGATCGACGACGGCCGCGGCTTCGGCGTGGACACCGCCACCGACGGGAAGTTCGTCTACGTGGCCGAGTTCTTCCTTCGCTAACGGGAACTAAAGGCACCACAGGGCGCGGGGAAGCCACTCATCGCCCGTGCGATCAGCGCCTCCCCATGAGCTAAGGCCCCATCCACCCAGCCGGGTAGGATGGGGCCATGATTTTCATCAACGTTCAATTCCACGTCAAGCCCGAGTACGCCGAGACCTTCCTCGATGAGATCGACTGGTACACCCAGGCCTGCAACGCCGAGGAGGGCTGCCTGGACTTCAAGTGGTTCCGGGATCCGGAAGACCGCCAGAAGTTCCTGCTGCTGGAGGCCTACGCCGACGGCAAGGACGTCGACCACGTCCAGTCCGAGCACTTCGAGCGCTCCTGCCGCGAGTTCCCGCAGTACCTGGTCGAGACCCCGGATATCATCAACTTCCACATCGAGGGTAAGGAGTCCTGGGACAAGATGGCTGAATTTAAGGTCGAGGACTAGACCTCGCACTTAGTCGTCGTGGCCTTCTCCCCGTGGGCATAGCGCAACAGCCCGTAGTAGAAGGCCAACGCATATTGGTCGGTGCCCACGCCCGCCACCGGATGGATCCCGTCTTCGCGCAGGTAGTTCGGGTCGTGCTGGGCGTGCGAGCACCAGTCCGCTAGGTAGACGTTGTCGTATTTCTTCACCGCGGCGATGGTCTCCTGCCGCGCCGTGGTCATCCAGTTGCGGTCGCCATGGGGGGTGGCGATAAGCACCGTGCGCTCTGGCCCGATTGCCTTCATCATCTGATCGATTTCATCATCCAGCTGCGGGCCGTTGGTGCCGAATCCCAAAAAGACCGTGTCCCGCAGCTGGCCCGAGTCCGCGAGCTGCTGGATGGCCGACAGACCCTGGTCGTAGTGCCGGGAGACCGCCGCGTCGATATAGATGCCGGGGAAGCGGTCCTGTAGCGACTGGCTGGAGGCCAGCATCACGGAATCACCCACGGCCGTGATCTCGTCGCCGCTGGGCATGGGGTGGACCATGTCCGGGCTCTTCTTGTCCTCCGTGGCCTTGTCATTGGCGGCACCGCCCTGGCCCGCGCCCTGCTCGCGGGGCGCTTGGGCGTTGTTGGACTGGTTTTGGGCCGCCAGGTCATCCAGCTCCTGCTCGAAGGAGGTCTTGTCGCCGGAGTGGGTCAGGCCCCAGGCGATGCCGCCGAGAGAGCTGAAGACCAGCACGGGGACGAGCGGCCATGCCGCCACCTTCCACGCTGAGCGCAGCGTGACCCAGTCGGGGCGGGCGGACCAGAAATCGCGGGCGGTGGTGCGGTAGCCGCGGCGGCGCAGCGGGTTTTCAATGCACCGGTAGCTCAGCTCCGCCAGCCCGGCGGAGAGCAGCAGGGCGACGATGTCCACGGCCCACACGTGTGCATCCCCGGTGAGCTCGCGCAGGATGATGACGATGGGCCAGTGCCACAGGTACAGGGAGAAGGAGCGCTTGCCGGCCCAGCGCATGAAGCGGTTGGCGAACAGGGCGTTGAGTACCGGGCGTTCGGCCATGATGCCGCAGATGATCGTCACTCCCAGCACGCTGGAGGCCAGCAGCCCGCCGCGGTAGGTCAGCGCCAGGTCGTCGGCCATAAACAGCAGCTGCGCGGCGTAGGCGACCAACGCGACAAGGCCTACGGCCTCGGCGACGCGCCGCCCGGACGCGGAGTAGTGCGGCCACGCGGGCGCTTCCGGGTTCGGGTTGCGGGTGGTGATGATAAGGGACAGGCCCGCGCCGGCCAGCAGGCCGAAGGCGTGGGTATCCGTGCCGTAGTAGACACGGGTCGGATCTTCGCCCGGGGTGACTAGCCAGGCCATCGCCAGTGCGGAGGCCACCCCCAGCGCCAAGCTGACTCCGAGCGCTAGGCGCCGCGTTTGGCGCCTGCCCAGGGAGAACAGCCCCAGGATAATCAGCGGCCACAGCAGGTAGAACTGTTCTTCCACGGCCAGGGACCAGTAGTGGGCGAAGACCTGGACCTCGTTGTCGGCGAAATAGGACTGGGAGGTCGCGATCTGGACCCAGTTGTTGGCGAAGAAAAGGGTGCCGAAGAACTGCTCGCGCAGGTTGACGGCGATATCGCCGCCGATGGCGCCGACCAGTGCCGTGCAGATCGCCAGCACCGTCACGGCCGCCGGCAGGATGCGGCGGAAACGCCGGCCCCAGAAGTCTCGCAGGCTAATCCCGCCGGTCACGTCGAATTCTCGCACCAAAAGCGAGGTAATCAGGAACCCGGACAGGACGAAGAACATGTCCACGCCCAGGTAGCCGCCCGGCAGCACACCGCCAAAGAAGTGGTAGACGATGACCGCGGCGACCGCCAGTCCGCGCAGGCCGTCGAGGGCGGGCACGTAGCGCAGCCGCGCAGTGTTCTTCTTCCGCGGTTGCTTTCCTCCCGCGGCGGTGCGGACACCGCTAACCTCCCGTGGGCGCGGGGCCGCAAGTACGGACCCGTCCTTGCCGCCTGCCGGCAGCGCCGCCGGCGCGGCTTTGGCCACGCGGGGTTTCGGGCCAGTCGCAGCCTTCGGAGCAGCCGCTGCCTTCGGGGCAGTGCCCACCACCTGGGGAGCGGCCTTGACCACCGGGCGCCGGCTAGTTGCCGGCGCAGCTGTGCGGCCAGCGGGAAGCGCCTTGCGCACCGGGTTGGGCTCGAGCGCGCGTTGCGGCTGGGGTACCGAGGCAGGCAGAGCGGTCGGGGCTACAGGCGATGCCGAGTCCTGCTTTGCCGCCTCGCCGGGGCTGCTCGGTTCCTTCTTCGCTACGCGCTTGCCCAGTTTGCCGGCCTTAGAACTCACCACTCGCTCCTACCTAGCTTGGGGGAAATAACCGCGCCCTGATCTGCGAGTGAGACTCCTTATCAGGGCAATGGTGGGGATTATTCTCCAAACCAGTGGCGGAGTACTTCTAACACGCCGTTGCGAAGATTGGAGGGAGCTTGGAGATCAGCGATCTCTTTCAGGCGGGAGTGAGCATTTTCCATCGCCACGGCGGTGCCGGCGGCCTGGAGCAGCTGAAAGTCGTTGAGGTAGTCGCCGAAGGCCGCGGTCTGCTCCATCGGGATGCCCAGCTTCACGGCCAGCTGTTTCAGTGCGTTGCCCTTGTCCGCGTTGGCGGACATGACGTCCAGCCAGTTCTTTCCGGAAATGGCCAGGTTGTTGCCCGCGGCCGCGGCCCGCAGGTGCGGGGCGACGTGCTCCTCGGAGTCGGCGGTGCAGTAGACCGCCAGCTTGACCAACGGCTCGGCGGCCGCAACTGGGGCGAGGTCGTCGACCACGGTCACGGAGTGGTAGTACTTGTCGATTTCGGCCCGGATGGCAGCTGGGGTACTCGCGGTGACGTAGGCCGTTTCCGGGGCGCAGAGGACTACCGCGTAAGTATGGGCGCTGTCGATACCCGCGCAGGCGTTCAGGCAGGCAGTGACCACGTCGGCGGGCAGCTGCGTGGTGTCCACCACCGTGCCGCGGTGGCTGACCACGGTCCCGTTCTCCGCGATGAAGGAGTCGATGCCGTGGATGCCGGCGAACATGTCGCGGAGGGTGGCCAGCTGCCGGCCGGACGCCGGCACCAGGAACACGCCGCGGTCGTGGAGCCGGGCGGCGAGCTCGGTGAAGCCGGCGGGGATGCGGCCTTCGCCGTCGAGGAGGGTTCCGTCCATGTCGAGGGCGATGAGCCGGGGAGTATGTGCAGGCATAATGATCCTCCGTGAAGTGTGGGGCTGCGGCGCCGCTGTGTGACGTGGAATACTGGATACCATGACTGAAAACAACGATGCCGCAGTAATTCTTGACGTCCGCAACAGTACCGGAGTGGTGGAGCTCAACCGGCCCAAGGCCTTGAATTCCCTCAACCCGGAGATGGTCGACAAGATTGTCGAGGGCCTGAACCAGTGGCGCGACGACGACGCCATCGAGCAGGTGCTTTTTGTCTCCCGCAGCCCGAAGGCCTACTGCGCCGGCGGCGACGTGCGCGCGGCGCGGGAGGGCCTGCTGGACGGCAAGGTTGCCGAGGTCGATCAGTTCTTCGAGGACGAGTACGCCATGAACGCCCAGCTCGCGCACTACCCGAAGCCAGTCATCGCGCTCCTCGACGGAATCGTCATGGGCGGAGGAGTAGGGATCTCCGTGCACGGTAGCCACCGCATTGTCACGGACAAGACGTTCGCGTCCATGCCGGAGATGAACATCGGCTACGTCACCGACGTCGGGGCGGGTTTTGCCGCCCAGCGGGTGGTGGGCACGCGCGGGAAGTCCTCGCCGGCGCTGGCGAAGTTCTGGGCGCTGACCGGCTACCGCATGTATGCCGCCGATCTGCTCTACTCCGGCCTGGCCACCCACTATGTCAAGGACGCCGAGGCCGTGGAGAAAGACATCGTCGAGCGCGGGATCGATTCCGCGCTGGGCGAGCACTACACCCAGCCGGGCGAGGCGGCCCCGCTGGCAGAAATCATCGACGACATTGAAGCGGTCTTTAGCGCGCCGACGTGGGAGGAAATCTCTAATCGGCTGCCCCAGGCCGGCAACGAGGATCTAGCCCGCAAGGTCGCGGAGCTTACCCAGGCCGCCAGCCCGACCTCGCTGGTGGCCGCGGCCGAACTCCTGGCGGCCGAGGAGCGCGCCGACAGCGTCGACGACGCGCTTGCCATGGAAAACGCGCTCGGGAAATACCTGCGCGGGCTGCCCGACTTCCGCGAGGGTGTGCGCGCGGTGCTAGTCGACAAGACCCAGGACGCGACCTTCACGCCGGCTGCTATAAGCGACGTCGACGTGGAAGGCATCCGCGCGGCGCTGGGCAGCGTGTAGACACGCGGCGTTAAGCCTAAGCGGGCCGGTAGAGCGGGCCGTCGATGGCCCACTGGTAGGTCTCGACGAGGGAGCGGGTGGCCGCCTCCCAGGACCACCGCTCGGCCTCGGCGCGCGCGGCCGTGCCCAGCGCAGCGCGGCGTTCGGCATCGCCTAGCACGCCCGCCAGGGCTTTGGCCCACGCGCTATCGGAGGCGTCCTCGTCGACGAGCAGGCCGGTCTTCCCATCGTCGATGACAAAGGGGATCCCGCCCGCACGGGTGCCTACCACCGGCACGCCGGAGGCGAAGGACTCGAGGGCGACTAGTCCCAGGGTCTCGGTCCGGGAGGGGAAGCAGAAGACGTCGCCGCAGGCGAAGGCCGCGGCCAGCTCGTCGCCGGACAGGTAACCGGTAAAGACCGCCTCGTCGGGGCTGAACTGGGCCGATAGCTGCTCGGAGTACGGGCCGGCGCCGACCACCGCCAGGCGCGCGCCGGGCACGCGCTCGCGCAGGCGCGCCATGATGCCGGGCAGCCGGTCCAAGTCCTTTTCCTTGGACACGCGCCCCACGTAGGTGACCAGCGGGGCCTCTGGGTGCCCGTCGGTCAGGCGGGAACGCATCTGCTCGCTGTAGCGCTGCGGGTAGTAGTTGTCCGTGTCGACGGCCTTGGGCCACAGCGAGACGTTGTTGATGCCCAGTTCTTGGGCGCGCTCGACCATGGGGTCTGAGGTACAGAGGTTTTCTACCGCCTGGTTGTGCAGGTAGCGCAACGCCGCCTCCGTGGTGGGCCGGGCCCAGCCGATGCCTAAGGCATCTACGTATTCCGGCAGGTTCGTGTGGAAGCTACCCACCAGGGGCAGGGCCTCGCGGCGCGCCGCCCACACACCCAGGGCCGCGGTCCAGATGGGGTTGACCACGTGCACGACGTCGGCATCGAAGCGCCGCAGGCGATACAGCACTCGCGGATCTGGCAGGCCCCATTTCAGCTCGGGGTAGACCGGCCACAGGGACAGCGAGGGGATGGAGACGACCTCGAAGCCGGCGTAGGCGGCCGGCGGGTTACCGGGGGCGAATACTAAGACCTCGTGCCCGGCGGCGTGCAGCTGCCGCAAGGTGTGGGTCAGCCGGGTGACGACCCCGTCGATTTTGGGCAGGAAGACTTCCGTGAAGATGGCAATGCGCACGGTAGCTGCTCGCCCTATTCGTTCTCGGGAACGCCGGCGGACTGCTGGGCGGTCCACAGGGAGCGCGCCGGGATCTTGGACCGGTCCACGCGGTCGCAGTACTTGCGCGCGACGTCCTCGACCTCCTGCAGCAGCCCCTCGGACAGGGTGGTGGGCTCAAGGCCCAGGCGCAGGAAGGTGTCGTTGGAGACGTGCAGCTCGTTCTCGGCGGACTCCTTGCGTGGGTTCGGCACGTAGGCGACCTGCGCGCCGGAGAACTTCGCGACCAGCTCCGCCAGGTCGCGCACGCGGTGGGTCTCGGTCATCTGGTTGATGATCTTGACTCGCTCGCCCCGCTGCGGCGGATTGTTCAGGGCCAGCTCAATGCAGCGGACCATGTCGCGGATGTGGATGAACGCGCGGGTCTGCCCGCCGGTGCCGTGGACTGTCAGGGGGTAGCCGACGCCGGCCTGGACCAAGAAGCGGTTGAGCACGGTGCCGTAGTCGCCGTCGTAGTCGAAGCGGTTAATCAGCCGCTCGTCCCGGCGGGTCTGCTCGGTGTGCGTGCCCCAGATGATGCCCTGGTGGAGATCGGTAATGCGCAGCTCGTCGTTCTTCGCGTAGTAGGCGAAAAGGTGCTGGTCCAGCACCTTGGTCATGTGGTAAACCGAGCCCGGATTGGACGGGTAGAGGATGGACTGCTCGACCGGCTCCGAGCCCGGGACCTCCACCTTGACGTCCAGGTAGCCTTCCGGGATCTCCATGCCGGCGGTGCCGTAGCCGTAAACCCCCATGGTGCCCAGGTGGGCGACGTGGATGTCCTGGCCGGACTCGACCACCGCAGTCAGCAGGTTGTGCGTGGCATTGATGTTGTTGTCCACCGTGTAGCGCTTGTTCCGCGAGTTCTTCATCGAATACGGCGCGGCGCGCTGCTCGGCGAAGTGGACGACGGCGTCCGGGTGCTCGGTGTTGATGAACTCCAGCAGCCCCGCGTAGTCGTGGGCGACGTCAATGCGGTGAAAGCCGATGGTCTTGCCGGAGACTTCCTTCCAGGCCTCCAACCGCTCGTCGATGCTGCGGATCGGGGTGAGCGATTCGGCTTCGAGCTCGGCGTCAATGGCGCGCCGGGAGAGGTCGTCAACGATGTGCACGTCGTGGCCCTGGTCGGACAGGTAGAGGGCTGCGGGCCAACCGCAGAATCCGTCCCCGCCCAGAATGGCTACCTTCACTGTGTGATACTCCAATAAAACGATCGCGAATAAGGAAAACCTGAAAAAGGCCTAGACATGAATTTTACCCTGATCCAACGCGTACGGCGCTGGATCAGGGTAAACCTTCAGTGAATATTTGCCCGAGCGGCCTGTGACGCTCGGGACTTGGCCCCGGCTAGGTGATGGAACGCAGAGTAGCGAAGGCGCGGCCGGCTAGTTCCTCGCCCTGGGCCGGATCGCGCGGCTCAGGCAGGGCGAAAAAGGCCTTGGTCGCCGACGCGCTGGCCGCGGCGCAGGCGTGCAGGACGACCTCCGTGTCGAACTCGTCGCGCTCGGGGCTGCGGCGGGCAAAGACTTCGCGGATCTTCTCCGCCACGCGCTCGGCCTCGTCGCGCTTCACATCGGCACAGGAGGTCTTCTCCAGGTAGTCCATGACCATGAAAAAGGACGTCACCGAATGCAGCTCCGGGGCGGTCCGGCGGAAACCGTCGCGAACGATGTCCTCGAAGATTTCGGTCGTGCTGGCCTGCGCCGGGTACTCGTCCACCTTGTCGACGATGAGGCTAACCGCGTCGAGGGCGAACTGGCACAGGCACTCGTTCACGCTGGAGTAATAGTTGTGGAAGGTGCGGGCGGAAATGCCCGCCTCCTCCGCCACGTGAGAAACCGTGAGCGCCTCGGCGCCTTCGGCTAGGTAGATGCGGCCAGCCGCATCCGCTATCGCCTGCCGGGTAGCGCGTTTTTTCGTTTCTCGGAGATTACTCATTGCCAGTCAGTGCTTTCTTGAGCTTGGTCCACCAGGAAGCCTTGCCCGAAAGGTTATCGCTTCGCTGCACCCGGGCGCCAGTTTCGGATTCCTTATCGTCGCCGCTCCGCGCCGGGGTGGCCGGGCCGGACACGGCGTAGTCGCCGGCGCGCCGGGCTGCCACCACGTGGGCGGCGTAGCCGCCGTGCTCCGGGTGGAAGTCCGCGTAGGTGGCGCGGCGCTGCTCCGCTCCCGCGTCGGCGTTGCCGGTTGAGGTTTCGGTAGCGGTGGCCGCAGCGGTGGCCGTGGCCGCGCCGCCGGCAGCTGCCGTGGTTCCGGCGGCCGGGGTGCGGGCCTGGTCGGGTTCGCCGCCGTCCATCAGGGCCACGCGGTTGGCGGTGAGCGCCTCGCCCTCGATATCCATGTTCGGCAGGGCCTTGTCCAGCCACTTGGGGATCCACCAGGCCTTGTCGCCCAGCAGGAACATGGTGGCCGGGATAATGGTCATGCGGACCACGAAGGCATCGATAGCCACGCCGATGGCCAGGGCGAAGCCCATGGTCTTAATGAAGGGCTCGTCCATGAGCATGAAGGCGGCGAAGACCGAAATCATGATCAGGGCGGCGGCGGTGACCACGCGGGCGCCGTGCTTGAAACCGTTGGAGGTCGCATTCCCCGCGGTCTTGCCGTGGACGTAGCCCTCGCGCATGCGGGTGACCAGGAAGACCTGGTAGTCCATGGCCAGACCGAAGGTCAGGCCAATGAGCATGATCGGCAGGAAGGACAGCAGCGGCTGCGGATCGTCGATGATGCCGAAGCGGCCCTCCTGGAAGATGGCCACGGTGATGCCGAAGGCGGCGGCCATCGAGCCCGCGAAGCCGAGCGCGGCGATGAGCGGGACCCAGATGGAGCGGAAGACCAGCAGCAGGACGATGAACGCCAGGCCCAGGACCACAGCGATGTACGGGACGAGGATTTCCGTGAGTCGCTCCGAGATGTCGTCGAAGATTGGGGTCACGCCGGTGATGCCGTATTCGCCGCCGGTCTCCTCAGTGAAGCCGGACTGGTAGGAGCGCAGCGCGTTCAGGGTGTCCGTGGTGGCCTCATCGGTAGCCCCCGTGGTCGGGGTGATGAGCACCTGGGCGGCGTCCAGGTTGTCCGTCGTCTGGACGATCTGGGCGTTTTCGACGCCCTCGGTGCCGTTGAAGTCGGCCAGCAGCTGTTGGAAGGCCGGCATCCGCTCTTGCTCGCTCACACCAGCGACGTCGACGTAGGCGACCATCGGGGCGTTGCGGCCCTCGCCGAAGGCGTCGGCGGTGATTTCGTAGGCATCGCGCTGCGGGCTGCCCAACTTGGCCGAGCCGTCCGTCGGCATGGCCAGGGACAGGTTGGCGGCCGGGATGGCCAGGATGCCCAGCAGGACAATACCGGCGACCAGGTTGGTAACCGGGCGCGCGCGGATCTGGCGGACCCACTTGAGCCCCATGGTGGGCTTCTCGTCCTCTGGGTCCGGAACCTTCGGTCCTGGCACGCGGCCGGCGAAGATCTTGGTGCCCAGCAGGCCCAGCAGGGCCGGGATGAAGGTCAGGGCGACCAGCACGGCGATGGCCACGGTGGCCGCGGCGGCGATGGCCATGGTGCCCAGGAAGGGGATGCCGATCATGGTCAGTGCGACCAGGGCGATGACCACGGTGGTGCCGGCGAAGACCACGGAGGAGCCGGCGGTGCCCAGCGCCATGCCCATGGAGTGGGCGCGGGTCTTCTTGTCCATCTTCTTGAGCTCTTGGGCCAGTTCCTTCGGGCTCAGGTTGTTCAGCCCGGAGGAGGTGATGAGCTCGTTGCGGTAGCGGTTGACAATGAACAGGGCGTAGTCGATGCCCACGGCCAGGCCGATCATGGAGGCCAGCATCGGGGTCATATCCGAGATGGTGTCGGTGAAGATGGTGCCCAGCTGCACTCCCAGCAGGCCCACGCCGACGCCGATGACCGCGGAGATAAGCGGCATGCCGGCGGCCACGAAGGAGCCGAAGGTAATCAGTAGCACGATGGCGGCCACGGCCATACCAATGAGCTCGGCGGTCATGTTCATCTCTTGCCCGGCGGCGGAGAAGGCATTGCCGCTGTACTTGACCGTCAGGTCTCCGGAGTCGTAGTCGCCCATGACGTCGGTGACCGCCTCGCGGTCGGCCGCGTCGATCTCCATGACCTCGGGCGCGTCGAAGGTGATGGTCAAAGTGCCGGTGGTCTTGTCCTCGCTCAGCGGGGACAAGGCCTTGAGGTTGGACTGGATCTGTTCCTGGGGCATGCCCTGGGCGGCCATCTGCTCGCCCATCTGCTTCTGCATGCCGCCGGCGGCCAGCACCGGGTTGACCATCTGGTCCGTGTCGGTCAGGACATCGGTGGCCTTGAGCTCATCGACGAGCTTGTCGACCTCGCCCATCACGGCCGGATCGTCCAGGGACTTGCCCTCCGGCGCCTGGATGACCACGTTGCCGGTGGGCTCACTCATGGCATCCGAGTCGTTGCCGAAGCGCTCGTTCATCTTGTCTTGGGTGACGGTGGAATCCATGTCCGGCATGGAGAAGTTCGGATTCGGCTCTTTAGCGAAGCCCGCGGTCAGGCCGGCCATGGCGACCAGCAGGACGAGCCAGAAGGCCAGGAAAGGCCAGACCTTCCGGTACGACCAGCTGCCCAGCCGGTAGAGGTATTTAGACATAAAGCGTGCTTTCTTTCTTGCTTAGAAGAATGGTCAAACGAGAAAAGTTGGACGTCGGCCCGCTTCCCGCCGCGGAAGTCGCCCACGCGGCGGGGAGGGGAGGAAATGAAAGAAGGATTCCGGGGACGCGTGCCTAAACGTGCGCACCCTCGGAAATATTGCATAGTGTACGCAAACTTGCAGAGAGTGTGCAACTTGGGTGAGCTTCGGACGTGCGGGGTCTAGGCGGTAAGATTGCGCCCATGCTGCACGCCGCTAGTTTCGCCTTCCTGGACTCCGTCAATGCCTTGCTCATTGGCGTGGTCACGGCGCTGGGCGTGATGCTCGAGCGCGGCAAGTACCGCCGGATCGTGCCGCTTCTGATCTTTGGCGACTGGTTCGGGGTCTTCGCCCTATCGGTGTTGACCATGTTCGTGCTGGACCAGCTCAAGGCCTACGTCGAGGGCTTCCTGGACACCCCCATCCTGGGCGTGCTGCTTATCGTGTTGGGCCTGGCCGCCGCGGTGATGACCTGGCGCCACCGCGGGGGAGAGTCCAACGAGATGGTGAGCAAGCTCCTGCGACCCCTGCAAAACCCCAGCCCGCTGACGTTTTTGACCGGCTTTATCCTGGGCGTGGCGCAGTCGATTACCTCCGGCGCCTTCTTCGCCGGGCTCATCTACTTGGCCGCCGGGGACTACAGCGCGGGCATCCGCTACGGCGGGCTTTTCCTCTACGCGACCTTCGCTCTCTCGCTGCCCATCGCGGTGGCAGTTTTCGTCGGGCTCGTGCGGCGCAAACCCAACTCGGCGGCCGGGCGGCTTTTCGCCCAGGCCCGGGAAAACAAGGAGACAGTCAGCAAGGTCGGCAGCTACGTGGTGGCCGCCATCCTGGCCATCATCGGCTTCGCGATGCTCTAGGCCTTAACCCACCACAAACCCATCACAGCCCTTAATCCACCACGAAGGCTAGACGCTCGGAGACTTCACACTCGCCCGGACCGGTCAGCTTCTCCGCAACCGTGCGGCGCTCCTGGTCGGACAAGGGGATAAGCCAGCCCTTCTTTGGATCGTGGACCGGCAGGGTGGCCTTGCTTACCGGAAGGAGGTAGACCGCCGTGTCTGGGTTGGCGGCGGTGGCATTGTGCCTGCCCGCCGTAAGCAGTAGCGGGTGGGCGTTTTCGGCCGCCTCCCGCACCGCGTCGGCGGTGCTGACGTCAATATCCACGATGACGAGCGTTTCCGCCGTGGTCACCTGCAAGCGCCCGGCGGCGAGCTCCGGCACGTCAACGCGGACCCGGGCCAGGGAGGGGCCTTTCCGGCCGGTCAGTGTGGACCAGATTCTGCGCACATCCATGGCCTTAATTGTAGAATGGCGGCCATTATGATTGATGCCTCGGATACCGCGCTCGTCATCGAAGGCGGCGGGATGCGCAACTCCTATACCGCCGCGTGCATAGTGCGCTTCATCCAGCAGGAGATCCAGTTCGGCTGGGTCGGAGGGGTCTCCGCGGGCTCGTCGCACACGGTCAACTACCTGTCGGGGGATCCCATCCGCGCGGAGGATTCCTTCACCGACTTTGCCAAGAACCCCAGCTTCGGCGGCGTGGGCTCCCTTCTGCGGGGCAAGGGCTATTTCAACGCGGAATTTATCTACGAAAAGTCCGCGGACCAGGATCTGCGCTTCGATTGGGAGCGCTACCAGGCAAACCCGGCGGAGATGAACCTGGCCGCCACGCGCGCGGACACCGGGGAATCCGTCTACTGGACGCGCGCGGACGTGACCGTCCCGGAGGATCTTTTCGTACGGGTGCGCGCCTCCTCGACCCTGCCGCTGCTGATGCCGCTGCGCTTTATCGACGGCGCGCCCTACGTCGACGGCGCGCTTGGCGAACACGGCGGGATCACCATCGAGCAGGCCGAGCTGGCGGGGTACAAGAAATTTTTCTTCGTCGGCTCCAAGCCGCGGGACTATATCCGCCCAAAGACGCGCCGGCCCAGCATGGTGCGCGGGCTCTTCCGTCGCTACCCGGCCATCGCGGACGCACTCATCGCCCGCCCGGAGCGCTACAACGCCTCCCGCGCGCGGCTGGCGGAGCTGGAGCGGGCCGGCCAGGCCTACCTGTTTAGCCCGGAGGACATGCAGGTCT from Corynebacterium confusum includes these protein-coding regions:
- a CDS encoding NAD-dependent epimerase/dehydratase family protein, with the translated sequence MKVAILGGDGFCGWPAALYLSDQGHDVHIVDDLSRRAIDAELEAESLTPIRSIDERLEAWKEVSGKTIGFHRIDVAHDYAGLLEFINTEHPDAVVHFAEQRAAPYSMKNSRNKRYTVDNNINATHNLLTAVVESGQDIHVAHLGTMGVYGYGTAGMEIPEGYLDVKVEVPGSEPVEQSILYPSNPGSVYHMTKVLDQHLFAYYAKNDELRITDLHQGIIWGTHTEQTRRDERLINRFDYDGDYGTVLNRFLVQAGVGYPLTVHGTGGQTRAFIHIRDMVRCIELALNNPPQRGERVKIINQMTETHRVRDLAELVAKFSGAQVAYVPNPRKESAENELHVSNDTFLRLGLEPTTLSEGLLQEVEDVARKYCDRVDRSKIPARSLWTAQQSAGVPENE
- a CDS encoding MMPL family transporter; translation: MSKYLYRLGSWSYRKVWPFLAFWLVLLVAMAGLTAGFAKEPNPNFSMPDMDSTVTQDKMNERFGNDSDAMSEPTGNVVIQAPEGKSLDDPAVMGEVDKLVDELKATDVLTDTDQMVNPVLAAGGMQKQMGEQMAAQGMPQEQIQSNLKALSPLSEDKTTGTLTITFDAPEVMEIDAADREAVTDVMGDYDSGDLTVKYSGNAFSAAGQEMNMTAELIGMAVAAIVLLITFGSFVAAGMPLISAVIGVGVGLLGVQLGTIFTDTISDMTPMLASMIGLAVGIDYALFIVNRYRNELITSSGLNNLSPKELAQELKKMDKKTRAHSMGMALGTAGSSVVFAGTTVVIALVALTMIGIPFLGTMAIAAAATVAIAVLVALTFIPALLGLLGTKIFAGRVPGPKVPDPEDEKPTMGLKWVRQIRARPVTNLVAGIVLLGILAIPAANLSLAMPTDGSAKLGSPQRDAYEITADAFGEGRNAPMVAYVDVAGVSEQERMPAFQQLLADFNGTEGVENAQIVQTTDNLDAAQVLITPTTGATDEATTDTLNALRSYQSGFTEETGGEYGITGVTPIFDDISERLTEILVPYIAVVLGLAFIVLLLVFRSIWVPLIAALGFAGSMAAAFGITVAIFQEGRFGIIDDPQPLLSFLPIMLIGLTFGLAMDYQVFLVTRMREGYVHGKTAGNATSNGFKHGARVVTAAALIMISVFAAFMLMDEPFIKTMGFALAIGVAIDAFVVRMTIIPATMFLLGDKAWWIPKWLDKALPNMDIEGEALTANRVALMDGGEPDQARTPAAGTTAAAGGAATATAAATATETSTGNADAGAEQRRATYADFHPEHGGYAAHVVAARRAGDYAVSGPATPARSGDDKESETGARVQRSDNLSGKASWWTKLKKALTGNE
- a CDS encoding patatin-like phospholipase family protein, encoding MIDASDTALVIEGGGMRNSYTAACIVRFIQQEIQFGWVGGVSAGSSHTVNYLSGDPIRAEDSFTDFAKNPSFGGVGSLLRGKGYFNAEFIYEKSADQDLRFDWERYQANPAEMNLAATRADTGESVYWTRADVTVPEDLFVRVRASSTLPLLMPLRFIDGAPYVDGALGEHGGITIEQAELAGYKKFFFVGSKPRDYIRPKTRRPSMVRGLFRRYPAIADALIARPERYNASRARLAELERAGQAYLFSPEDMQVSSTERSVAKLRANFAAGARQVEREWPVWQEFLRG
- a CDS encoding TetR/AcrR family transcriptional regulator; the protein is MSNLRETKKRATRQAIADAAGRIYLAEGAEALTVSHVAEEAGISARTFHNYYSSVNECLCQFALDAVSLIVDKVDEYPAQASTTEIFEDIVRDGFRRTAPELHSVTSFFMVMDYLEKTSCADVKRDEAERVAEKIREVFARRSPERDEFDTEVVLHACAAASASATKAFFALPEPRDPAQGEELAGRAFATLRSIT